One Dehalococcoidia bacterium genomic region harbors:
- the erpA gene encoding iron-sulfur cluster insertion protein ErpA: protein MISMTERAVAKAREILEQRGMPEGALRVFVVGGGCSGFQYGMTLAREIEDDDFVIEQGGVRLVVDPESASLLEGAEIDYVDDLMRAGFTIYNPNAVRTCACGQSFATAEGGGTPRPCC, encoded by the coding sequence ATGATAAGCATGACGGAGAGGGCGGTGGCCAAGGCCAGGGAGATCCTGGAGCAGAGAGGGATGCCCGAGGGGGCCCTGCGCGTCTTCGTAGTGGGGGGTGGTTGCTCGGGCTTCCAGTATGGCATGACTCTGGCGCGCGAGATCGAGGACGACGACTTCGTCATCGAACAGGGTGGCGTGCGCCTGGTGGTGGACCCGGAGAGCGCCTCCTTGCTGGAGGGGGCGGAGATCGATTATGTGGACGACCTGATGCGCGCTGGCTTCACCATCTACAACCCCAACGCCGTGCGCACCTGCGCCTGTGGCCAGTCCTTCGCCACCGCCGAGGGTGGCGGCACCCCCAGACCCTGCTGCTGA